The genome window ACACTAACCCGGATAAAAAAGGACCCACCTTCTTCATCAATTTCGTCGACCGAGGTGGTAAAGGAGCCTTCTTTATCAAACCCTCCGACCCGGAACACGGTTGAGCTTGGTACGAGTCTTCAGTCGGTTTCAGTTCCTCCTCGGCCAGAGTTGGTGGCATTTTGTGAGCGAATGGATGCAATGGGGTTGAGAAAGTATATGAATGAGACCTTGGATAACCGAAACACCATCCGGGCCGAGCTCCTGGGAGCTATACGGTACGCCAAGGACCCTGCTGCGATGGTTTTAGATGCAGTAGATGACTTTTATAGTGAGAACGGGAGGGATAAGGGAGATAAGGACCCGGAATTGTTTGCTGTGAGGAGAAGTGGTGTGCTGTTATTGGAAGTGCTAATGGGGGTTTCACCGGATGTAGGATTcgaagtgagagagagagccaagaagTTGGCGTTGGCTTGGAAAGGGAAGGTGAGTATGGATGGTGAAAACCCGTTTGAGGCGTTGGGATTCTTGCATTTGGTGGCAGCTTATGGACTGCAGTCTGAATTCAAGATGGATGAGCTTGTTGATCATTTTGTTATTATTGCGCGGTATAGGCAAGCTATCGAATTGTGCCAGAAAATTGGTTTGGGAGATAAGATTGCAGGTAGAGTTCTCTGTTAGTGGAAACATTCAAGTTggctttttatttaatttatgttcGATGTTGATAAATAAGTTTTGGTGTTATCAAATGTTCATAGTCATAGCTAATGGATTGTGTTTGGTGTATCTTTCAATTTAGCATTATCAAATTGCATTGCTTTGATGTTGCAGTCAGAGTTCGTAATGGATGCTAGTTACTAAGTAGCTATTTGTGTTTGAAATATAGATTATTATTCATGGGAAGAATGAATTCTTGAGTTGATTGTTAATCATGTAGTGTACAAACTTGAGGCAGAGTGATAAATAAGCTCAAATAATGACTTTGGTTACTGAGGGCAGTTTATACATAATGGCGAACAACTAAGGTTTGGGATTTTTAGCCTCTATGAATAAGCTGTAGGAGAAGGCTGAGTAAGAAGTATGAAGAGAGAGTAGAGCTTGTATGGTCTTACTACTTAGAAGGGTTAATGGAACTTTATACGCATGAGGCGAAAAAAAATGTGCTGGGGAGAGCTACAGATCCAGTTATTTTTCTCAATGTGTAAACACGTCGCATATTTTTATGGGGGGGAGGAGTGGCAATGCTTAGCATCATACTTTCCATAGAGGGCATTGTATGGTAGGATTGTTGTTTGCCTTTTGGATGGACCTATTTAACTGCCCAATTGCACagtttttggttattttgctTAGGGTAGATTCTGATTTTAACTGTAAAATGTTATGCTCGCAGATCTCATTCAGAAACTTGTAAGTAAGGGAAAACATCTTTTGGCTGTTAAATTCATTTCTGAATTTGATCTGACTGATAAGTTCCCACCAGTTCCCCTCTTGAAGTCCTATTTGAAAGAGTCTAAGAAGCTCGCTAAGAAAGTTTGTAAGGATGGAAATAACTCCCGCAAGTCAATGGTAATTTCACTTTCTCTTATATGTTACCTAATTTCTCTTAAAATCTAATAGTTCATCTGCGGCGTACAATTCATTAAGTTTCTTTGTAGAATGAGGCCACAGCCAAAGAAACCGGTGCTTTGAAATCAGTAATCAAAGTTATTGAAGACCTCAAGCTCGAATCTGAGTATCCACCGGCTGTTCTTCAAAAGCGACTTGAGCAGctggagaaagagaaagcaaaCAGAAAACGCCATGCAGAAGCTCCTGCTGTCAAGCCTCAGCAACATAAACAGCAGACAGCAAAGCAGCAAAAACTGAAGCAGCAGCAGTATGAAAACAAGCATCCTCGAATGACTGCTCCAGTTGGCCCTGCAACAGTCTCAAATAGTATCAATGCAGCAGGTTTGTTGCCAGCCTATGCCTTGTCAGGCACTGCTCCTCCAATTCCCCCTTATGCGGGTTCATCAGCTGGGCTGTATGGTTTTGCAGGAGGCCAGATGGGTTTTCTTGGGAACCCGGGCCCTGCTAGTAACCATTTATACTCATCCGACCATTATGTGCCGTCGGGCTATTATAACAGGCAAACTGCCTATGGTGGATATGGTGTACCCCCTGAGTACCATCCTCCATCTCACTATCCTCAGTAGTGCTTGCTACTCTTTGTTCTGTGATAGTATACTTTTGGATGGTGTGATgccttttgcattttttttacaatgctGGTTATCAAAAAAGCAAAGTCTGCTTTTTTGTTCACCATAATTGTAGTTCAGCAACAAGACTTGGTAATTAAGATCAGTGGTTGCATGTATGGCATCACATGTCTACTTCCGTGAACAAAATTTTTTGCTTCCGAGTAGTTTGCGTCAtccattaaaatttttttttttttctttttctgggtGTTTAATAAACTAATCAGCCTGAAAGTAGAAAAGCTGATTTTTATATCATTTTTTAGCACTAATTCTTGTGAACAGTCTACTTTTAGGACCTTTTCATCCATTTTCTTTCCCCGGGAGCATTTTTCCTAAAATGGGAAAGACATGCTCATGTTTTTACCTGTTTTAGGGTTCTCCTCCTTGTGCTGCCATTTCACAGGGACAACAGAAGTACTCTGCCTTTCACCGAAGGAACTTGAGGTGCATTCCCTTTTTCTGTCTCAGAAAGAGGTGATGACTTTTACCTATATTGAATAGGAACTTAATGTTGGTTTTAGGTTGATCATTGTGATCAACAAATCGTTGCAGAGCAAGTAGTGTTGGTGAACAAGTAatcgtcttttttcctgtctttggttttaagaaataggaagtcttttttcattaattttgcttGAAGGGACTTGTTTTGTCCCCATCTTGACCTCTTTGGTAGCTTGCAAAACTTTAGCTCCTCTTCAATAGTAGATGCTGCTCGTTGAAAGCATAAATCCCCCTATATGCCTAAAAAATGGGGCTGTCTTCTGTTTCTGAGGTTTGAGTAGAAGGAAAGTGTTTGGTTGCCCTATTAAGTATTCATCTTTGTGTAACATCCATCTCTggatagatttttttttttttccttcctttttttttcacgAGAGCTGGTGTAAAACAGAATGGAAGCTTTGTGCTGCTCCTCCATTCTTATTTATTATGTGTACCGTTGCCATTTGGATGTAACGATTTTTTGGCCAATGGCGTGCAGCCTAACGGCATAGCAACAACTCCTTCCTATGAGTAGGGGTCTTCAGATAGGCTCCATTATCGACTCCTAATGGAGTTGTTCTGCTATTAGATATTAAATGGGTACCAGGGAAGGAAAGTTAGGATTTCTTCCAGAAACCTTGTTTCTGGGGCTTATTTCgttcatgtttttcttttatcaattttttctttagtcGCCATTGGAGCTTTTCGTTTTCTACATGTGGTCACTTTATGGATGTTCCCTTCTTCCTGCATCTAGTGAAAATCTGttcattcaatttttaatttcattttatttgacCCGTTGGACTTGTATAGCTTATGGTTGAACGAAGCTCTATTTAGGGTTGGGGATCAAGATATGCATTCTTCTTCTGCACTTATTTTTGCCTGCCTTTATTCTTctagggtttttttgtttttttatattattttatgaacTTCTAGGTTGTTGACAATGTATAAATTGTGAgataatcaaaataaatactgtataattataaatttaggCTACCAACTCTGGTGAAccttatttcattatttgaggtTTTTCATGTAATTTTATAATCTGGAATAAATAGTATGTGGTGTTGGTTGTAAAATAACTTatttctacaaaaataaaattaataaacttgtttattttcaaaagaaaatcacaCCTAAATTTTGGAAGACGGTAAGTTTTGCTAAATTTGGGGTGTGACATGTATAATGTAGTTAGGCTATTCTTTTTGGTTCGTTCTTCTTCTGCTCGGTCAGTTATGATACAAAATGCATTGTTTTTGTTACAATACAATTTACTCCAATGGTTGGAAGCACAAGGACAACTTCTGGATTGCCTCTTTAAGACTATATACTCTTTCGAACCAATTTATTGAAGTCAATTAAACTACATGAAAGGGTTGAGTTATTCAAACCTCTAAAGTCTCGTATCAGCCTAATTTAATGACTAATGAAATGAAGTTAAAACTTTACTCTATTGATGTTACTCGTATCTTTTAGATATGCTATCATCAGTCGAACTTACAGGTGACTCTTaatcggttttttttttttttatttaaaaaaagtaagggaaaaagaaacttAAATCATGTCTATGAGCTCAACTAATGTTTAGTAGACCACATAACGATTGGCAGTGCGTGTGGGAGAGAAAATCCTTCTCCCCCTTTCTAACTTTGATGGGAAAAAAGACCATATAACGATTGTCTTATCTAAATGAAGTTTTAAAATCAATGTAAAATATGGGTGTTAGCAAATCAACATGTAAAAAAGGTCTTGTAGCATGTTCAATAATTATTGCTTGTTagcaaatcaaaagaaaactaaaaatcatTAAGCCTTGACTAATTGAGAACTCATTGAGAACGTAAATCATTAGTCTCTTTATAGATGGTTCAATTTTCCTAGTTTCCCTCTTTGCTTTTAAATTCTCCATTTCTTTGACGATTAGGGatatgaaaatcaaataactcAAATGTGTTTAGTTGGTTACATAAATTCTCACCTATTAAATCTGATGAGAGTatctttgcatttttttttttcttttcctatagTAGTCTTGACTAAAATCAATGCTGGCAGTAAAAATACCAATTTGAGTAGATAAatcaaaagtggttccaagtTGTGATGAGCCTCTTCATAAGATTTCCTTAATAGGCTCACAAGTCAACACTTGGAGCCACTTAATTTATTCCAACTCAATGCAATCTTGAAATTGAATAGTTATATTTAAGTTAAAGATTGGTTATAGATTTCTAATCTTTACTGTtgaattgtattttaaaacTACTAATATATTTAATGAATATAATCCAACGACTAAAATTAAGATTACGTAAACATTCCTTAACTTTCGTATGAATGTTTTAGTTAAGTTTAAATTTAACTCGTATGGCTATaagattttttaaatattatttttaaccaTGAGAAATGGGGAAACGTCTTCAATGACTCAAACTCAGTCTCTGAGTGGCTCAGTCCGCAGATGAAACTCAGATCCATTGCCACAAGTCAACCCACGTCTCTCTCTGACAACAAAACCTTCCAAAACACAACAGACACCCCGAAGATTACCATTCTGCCCTTCCCTCCTCTTCCCCTGTTCTGAACAAAAACGAAcccactctctctccttttcccTTTGACAGTGTTTTGACTCGCCCCTCACCCAAACCCACCGGCTTTCAATGGATGCAACCACACTCGACCACCCCTCTGGACCCTCCGATGACTTCGATCCGGGTCTAACCGACTTCAATCCCGGGTCTGACCCgacccttttttcttctactggtggtggtggtggggccAAGTACAAGCTCATGTCCCCGGCCAAGCTTCCGATCTCGAGGTCCCCCTGCCTCACTATCCCTCCCGGCCTCAGTCCGACGTCGTTTCTCGAGTCCCCCGTCCTCCTCTCCAACATGAAGGTCTGCTtcgacgtcgttttgtttcGATCCTTGTTCTATTTTCTAttgttgatttttattttctttttggctgcTGAGGAAAAGCAAATGCTCTTTTTGAATCTTATGCTGTGTTTGGCTTGCTCAGTGAAGTGTGGGAAGTGGGAAgatacataaaaaataaacatgatcttctaatttttattttgaagttttttttttttttggggtttgaatTAAATGTAAggctctgtttggttgctgagaaaaggAAATGTTGGTAATTGGAGTGTTAAAGTTATTCTACTGCTCTGAGCAACTGAGATTGACTTTGCAGTGaaaaagttttaattttgaactttTCTCAGGCATTTTCTTGGTGACCAAACATGGGGTATATAGGGAACTGGGTCTAACGGCCTGAGATTTTGCCCCGTGGTATATGCTGTAGGAGGGAATTTTGTGGACTTAAAAAATTGATGTGATGTTGATGATGAGTGAGCTAAAAAGATGCTCCTCCCTTCAGCCAAATTCGAAAATTCTGATTACAATTTCCGTTTGTTTTGTGGCATAACAGTGAATTTAATTAAATGGGTTTGCTGCGaatgttttatttctttttatttttcaataaaccAGTGGGATTTTATATGTGGGTGCTTAGGATGGGACCCGAAGGTTCTGATGCTTTGTTGCTGTTTAAGAGTAATGTAATGCTAGTATTGGCCTATTGGGTCTTTTCTCTTTATGCCTGTATGGATTGTTCGACAGCAATGCTTTGGGAATATGGGGCTTTCATTTACAACTCTTTGAACTTTGTTGTTCTTTATTACTATCGACTGTGTTGTTTTTTCACATAATgaatctttcttctcttctttttgctttggtggtgggttttagcctttttgtttgtctttgtttAACGGTGGCAGTGGATGCAAGTACGACAAAAACGTTTACATTTGTGTATGTAGAATAAGGAATAAATGCATCAGCAGGGAAGGAATAGGAAGGCTAGAAAGTTTGTGGGTCAAGGTGTTGATATAAGTCGTCATTGGCATGTGTTTTATGGAGGATATGACCTTCATTGTGCTGATTGTGATTAGAGATGATTGTTCTTGTTCAAAGCTGTTTGCAATAACTTCAGTTATGTGGGTaatccatataaatatattgcTCTTCCAATCTTTAGTGGATTTACTTAAgaaatttatcttttatttactAGTATTTGTTTCATTTGCATCGGTAATGAAGGAACTTGTTAGAGTTATTTTGGTAGTCTAGGATGGATGGACAAATTACATCTCTGTTAAGTGATGCCAATCAGAAGAATGCCTGAGTAGTTGTCAGAGTTTCCTGTTATTGAACAGATATGTAACAGTATGTTTAAGTATTGCCACATTAAAAGGGGTTGGAAATTGTTCTGAATCTTCTTggccatctctctctcttgttctttcgcaaattttcttttttctgtacATGCCTCTTCGGTCCATCAAAAGTCTTCTGGATCAGGAATTCCTGAATGAAAATATATTGTTTCTGATCTTTATAGGCAGAACCTTCCCCAACTACTGGGTCCTTTTTGAAGCCTCAAATGATGTACGGTTCTCTGAGTTCTACTACATATTCAGCAACCACAATATGCTCTGATTTCGATACCTTTGATGAAAGAAATTATGGAAGTTTCGAGTTTAAGCCCCATGCTGGATCAACTATGGTAATTTCTTTATCAATTGTTGGTCATTTATCCTTTTAGTAGTTGCATCTATGAGGACTACGTTTTATTTATGTAGTGAAAGATACTGATTAAATGGTGGCCTAGATCCAAAGTTTAGCTGATTGGTCTTTGGCCTATTTTGTGCACTAACTTAAACTTGCAATATCGGTGGATGTCTACTTAATGCCTCAAAATCTTTTAAGTCCCTGTTCTAAAGCTTAACTAATTTGCTACGGTATTGCTTCCATACTTCCTCTGTGCTTCAAGCGCTATATGATGAGTACTGGATTGGTTTTCTTGTGTCAACTAATACTTTATTAAGTTTTCTACAGTTGTTTTCTGAAAATGCTTTATAGAGAACCAATGTTTTCTGAGGAAACTGGAAGAAGAATTGAAACAAAAGGTGGTAGATGAATCTCTTTGTCGAGATGGActttcatatttctttttgaattatAGAACAATGATATATCTTGATTTCAGTTCATTATATATCTGAAAGTGTGTCAAAGTCGTTGTAAAGTACTAGTTGCCTAATGCTTCACATTTATTCAAGGTTACTACAGATTATAACCACCAGAGAAATGACCAGTTAGTCCAAGGTCAAGCTCAGCCTCAATCACTCGTGTCTCCACCTTTGGTTAAAAGTGAGATGGCGGTCTCCTCAAATGAATTGAGTTTGTCAGCACCTGTTTGCATGGTCACTTCAGGAGCTAGTGCACCTCCTGAAGGTGATTCAGATGACTTAAGTCAGAGGGGACATCCAAATCCTGGGGTCCAAACATCACAGTTTGATCATAAAGGAAGTGGGCCTTCAGTCATATCTTCTGATGATGGGTATAactggagaaaatatggacaaAAACACGTTAAAGGAAGTGAATTTCCTCGCAGTTATTATAAATGTACCCATCCTAGTTGTGAAGTGAAGAAGCTGTTTGAGCGATCTCATGATGGACAGATAACAGAAATTATCTACAAGGGTACACATGATCATCCTAAGCCTCAACCTAGTCGACGATATAATACTGGTGCTATGATGCCTATCCAGGAAGAAAGATCTGAAAAGGCTTCCTCTTTGATCGGCCGTGATGGTAAGCATCGGAGTATTTTTCTTTAGCTATTTTATGAATATATGGGCAATAATCTTTTATCAGTAGATATCTACCAATAATCTTGTTCCTTTCTGTAGACAAGCCATCCAGCATATATGGGCAAATGTCGAGTACTAATGAGCCAAATAGTACTCCTGAACGATCTCCTGTCACAGTAAATGATGATAGTGTAGAAGGCACAGGTTCACTATCTAATAGGATGGCCGAGGAGATTGATGACGATGACCCATTCTCAAAAAGGAGGTATAGAGATTCAAGAAATGCTTATGTTTTTCCTGTGTTGTTCATGTTCCCTAACTAACAAAGTGTCAAACTTGTTAAGCAGGAGGATGGATGTTGGTGGGGTTGATGTCACACCAGTTGTTAAACCTATCCGGGAACCACGAGTTGTTGTTCAGACTCTGAGTGAGGTTGATATATTGGATGATGGATATCGCTGGCGGAAATATGGTCAGAAAGTGGTGAGGGGAAATCCTAATCCAAGGTATAGTTTATCATCAGGCAGATGGTTTTCAACAATAATTCTTAGTCATTTCATCTGTTTCAACATGTAGCTTTAGTGCCTCTTTGATAACTTAGTGAATGCTCATAAAATTGCTGGGCGTTCTTCTCTGACCATTAATGGAATTTGATAACTTTCTGATACTCATACAAAAGTTGGGCTTTTTTCTCTGACGGTTAGTGGATTATTCTGAAAAATATTGAGCTAATGATAACATTTATTCAAACAATTAAATCCCAATCTCTCTGCAATGGAACACGGTATTGTAAGGACGGATTTTGGTAGTTCACTCTCCCACCCTCTGGCCGTTTCACACTCAAGGAATAAATACGGATGTTCTTAAATCCAGTATAAGAACTTAGTCTGACAGTTGATAGCTATGATTTGAAAAATTGATGtctttcaaatttgaacttttaGCCTTccattcttttccttttttttttctctttctttaagTGACTGTTTGCATCAAAATTAAGTTTTAGTGTAGGTAATTGTGCAATTCTTTTTTGCTACTGTTGCAATTCTTCTCATTTAGTTTAACTGGAACTTTTCCACCATCTCCCTTAGCCACTTTCCCATTTTCATGTAAGAAAATAGAGGGCTGTGCAGACCCTGCTTATTCATAAAGGACTCCTGAGAAGTGGCACCTTCAGCACAGATGGTTGGGGTATTTGGAATATTGCTAATTTCGCCTGATGTTTTACCCCAGTAATTGCATTAAACGTCAAACTTAAAGGaacaaaagaataaattaTAGATGTATTCTAGATCTCTTTCTGTAATTGAACCGACCTATAAATTATTTACCTTGGAATGTAACCTCATTA of Prunus dulcis chromosome 4, ALMONDv2, whole genome shotgun sequence contains these proteins:
- the LOC117626249 gene encoding FRIGIDA-like protein 1 isoform X2; translation: MATTVETMSAAIELIETKKENLKKAFDELQAHYNVLSSFNLTWSDLDSHFTSIKDSLNQKLQLLQTLESQSSNPSSSIPQDPCSSNPPSQKPQDPSSSSCQIPKDPSSSSNLPTHIAGDPSLSSLTLAQITEDTKTLTRIKKDPPSSSISSTEVVKEPSLSNPPTRNTVELGTSLQSVSVPPRPELVAFCERMDAMGLRKYMNETLDNRNTIRAELLGAIRYAKDPAAMVLDAVDDFYSENGRDKGDKDPELFAVRRSGVLLLEVLMGVSPDVGFEVRERAKKLALAWKGKVSMDGENPFEALGFLHLVAAYGLQSEFKMDELVDHFVIIARYRQAIELCQKIGLGDKIAVPLLKSYLKESKKLAKKVCKDGNNSRKSMNEATAKETGALKSVIKVIEDLKLESEYPPAVLQKRLEQLEKEKANRKRHAEAPAVKPQQHKQQTAKQQKLKQQQYENKHPRMTAPVGPATVSNSINAAGLLPAYALSGTAPPIPPYAGSSAGLYGFAGGQMGFLGNPGPASNHLYSSDHYVPSGYYNRQTAYGGYGVPPEYHPPSHYPQ
- the LOC117626249 gene encoding FRIGIDA-like protein 1 isoform X1; the protein is MATTVETMSAAIELIETKKENLKKAFDELQAHYNVLSSFNLTWSDLDSHFTSIKDSLNQKLQLLQTLESQSSNPSSSIPQDPCSSNPPSQKPQDPSSSSCQIPKDPSSSSNLPTHIAGDPSLSSLTLAQITEDTKTLTRIKKDPPSSSISSTEVVKEPSLSNPPTRNTVELGTSLQSVSVPPRPELVAFCERMDAMGLRKYMNETLDNRNTIRAELLGAIRYAKDPAAMVLDAVDDFYSENGRDKGDKDPELFAVRRSGVLLLEVLMGVSPDVGFEVRERAKKLALAWKGKVSMDGENPFEALGFLHLVAAYGLQSEFKMDELVDHFVIIARYRQAIELCQKIGLGDKIADLIQKLVSKGKHLLAVKFISEFDLTDKFPPVPLLKSYLKESKKLAKKVCKDGNNSRKSMNEATAKETGALKSVIKVIEDLKLESEYPPAVLQKRLEQLEKEKANRKRHAEAPAVKPQQHKQQTAKQQKLKQQQYENKHPRMTAPVGPATVSNSINAAGLLPAYALSGTAPPIPPYAGSSAGLYGFAGGQMGFLGNPGPASNHLYSSDHYVPSGYYNRQTAYGGYGVPPEYHPPSHYPQ
- the LOC117626250 gene encoding probable WRKY transcription factor 20 isoform X1, whose protein sequence is MDATTLDHPSGPSDDFDPGLTDFNPGSDPTLFSSTGGGGGAKYKLMSPAKLPISRSPCLTIPPGLSPTSFLESPVLLSNMKAEPSPTTGSFLKPQMMYGSLSSTTYSATTICSDFDTFDERNYGSFEFKPHAGSTMVTTDYNHQRNDQLVQGQAQPQSLVSPPLVKSEMAVSSNELSLSAPVCMVTSGASAPPEGDSDDLSQRGHPNPGVQTSQFDHKGSGPSVISSDDGYNWRKYGQKHVKGSEFPRSYYKCTHPSCEVKKLFERSHDGQITEIIYKGTHDHPKPQPSRRYNTGAMMPIQEERSEKASSLIGRDDKPSSIYGQMSSTNEPNSTPERSPVTVNDDSVEGTGSLSNRMAEEIDDDDPFSKRSRRMDVGGVDVTPVVKPIREPRVVVQTLSEVDILDDGYRWRKYGQKVVRGNPNPRSYYKCTNAGCPVRKHVERASHDPKAVITTYEGKHNHDVPTARNSSHDTSGPTTVNGPSRIRSEESDTISLDLGVGINSAAENKSNEHLQLHSELMERQSHTSSNFKAIQTTPVSTYYGVLNSGMNQYGSRENPSESRSIEIPPLNHSSYPYPQNMGRVLTGP
- the LOC117626250 gene encoding probable WRKY transcription factor 20 isoform X2, whose protein sequence is MDATTLDHPSGPSDDFDPGLTDFNPGSDPTLFSSTGGGGGAKYKLMSPAKLPISRSPCLTIPPGLSPTSFLESPVLLSNMKAEPSPTTGSFLKPQMMYGSLSSTTYSATTICSDFDTFDERNYGSFEFKPHAGSTMVTTDYNHQRNDQLVQGQAQPQSLVSPPLVKSEMAVSSNELSLSAPVCMVTSGASAPPEGDSDDLSQRGHPNPGVQTSQFDHKGSGPSVISSDDGYNWRKYGQKHVKGSEFPRSYYKCTHPSCEVKKLFERSHDGQITEIIYKGTHDHPKPQPSRRYNTGAMMPIQEERSEKASSLIGRDDKPSSIYGQMSSTNEPNSTPERSPVTVNDDSVEGTGSLSNRMAEEIDDDDPFSKRRRMDVGGVDVTPVVKPIREPRVVVQTLSEVDILDDGYRWRKYGQKVVRGNPNPRSYYKCTNAGCPVRKHVERASHDPKAVITTYEGKHNHDVPTARNSSHDTSGPTTVNGPSRIRSEESDTISLDLGVGINSAAENKSNEHLQLHSELMERQSHTSSNFKAIQTTPVSTYYGVLNSGMNQYGSRENPSESRSIEIPPLNHSSYPYPQNMGRVLTGP